ATATAAAACAACCAACCTTCCGGAACGCCTGAAAAAATACCATGGCAACAAAGTAGAAATGCTTTTCAGAGCTTGGACCGAAACCTGGACGAGAGAAGACTACAGAACCTGGAATATAGAATATCTTTTAAAAGACATTAAATGCCCATTACTATTCATTCAAGGGGAAGTCGATGAATACGGAACTTTGGATCAGGTTGAAAAAACAGTAATTCAGATAAGCGGACCAGCAGAAAAATACATCATTCCCGAAATAGGACACACTCCCCACAAAGAAACTCCGGAATTGGTTTTGAAAAAGACCACAGAATTTATTAAAAAATTATAGATTTTTTCTAACCCTATTAAACAATCCTGTATCATTACAAAACGGGCTTCAGCCCATTTAAAATAAAAAAAACATCATATTAACCTCCCGGTAATCCGGAATGAAATTATTCTTGATTTCTATCGAAATATTCAATCCCACACATTCCCCAATCTCAACATTTCATAAATCTTTTATTAATTTTGTATAAATCTTAATAGTCAAGAAAAAAGATGCGGTTAACCGTCCCGGCAGAACCTGTTCCTATTCAGGAAATAGCTGTTAATAACAATATAAAGCTCTTCATTAAAAGGGAAGATCTTATTCATCCCTATATCTCGGGGAATAAATACTGGAAACTATTCTATAATATCAACCGGTATCTCGATAAAAATCCTGGAAAACCTTATGTTATTACTTTTGGTGGTGCATTTTCCAATCATATTGCTGCGGTCGCGGCAGCTGGGAATGCTGCGGGAATTCCAACGTTAGGTGTGATAAGAGGTGAGGAACTCCGGGATAAATGGAGAGATAACCCTACATTGCTTTTTGCCAAAAGAAACGGGATGAATTTGAAATTTGTAACCCGCGAAGAATATCGGCATAAAGAAAAATTAACCGAATTTCTTCAGCTCGAATTTCCCGAAGCGCTTGTAGTACCAGAAGGAGGAACAAACAAAGAGGCTGTAGAAGGCATAAAAATGATGCTGAATGACCAAACAAAAGATTTTGATTATCTTTGCACTGCGGTAGGAACCGGAGGAACCATTGCAGGGATCTCAAAATTTTGTGAAGAAAATCAGAAAGTTATAGGATTTAAAGTGGTTGACGATGATTCACTGGAGAATAAAATAGTTGAATTAACTTCAAGACGGAATTTTGATCTAATAGATTCATGTTTTGGAGGTTATGGTAAAATAAAAGATGAGAACATCCGTTTTATCAATGACTTCAAAGAAAAATATGGAACTCCGTTGGAACCGGTTTATACAGGAAAGATGATGCAGAAGGTTTTCGAACTAATTGATGAAGGATATTTTCCTGAACACAGCAGAATTTTGTGCTTTCATACAGGCGGACTGCAGGGAATTGAAGGCGCTAATCTGCTTTTAGAAAAACAGAACAGAAATTTAATTATATAAGTAAATTGAAAAACATGAAAAGACTTCTCTTACTAATAAGCCTTTTAGTTTTATCAAAATTTTCAGCTCAGGGCTGGGCCACTGAAGATCAGTATATCCAAAGATTTGCTAAATACGCCGTAGAGGAAATGGAAAAATATAAAATTCCGGCTTCTATTACTTTGGCTCAGGGTCTTTTAGAGACTGGGGGCGGACAGAGCAGACTGGCTCAGGAAGGCAAAAATCACTTCGGAATAAAATGTAAGGAAGACTGGACGGGTAAAACCATGAAACATACAGACGATGCACCTAACGAATGTTTCCGTGTATATGATGATCCGAGACAGTCCTATGAAGACCACTCCATATTCTTAGCAACAAGAAAATACTACGCGAATCTTTTCAAATTGGATATGAAAGATTACAGAGCATGGGCGCACGGTCTTAAAAAAGCAGGTTATGCCACCAATCCGCGCTACGCTTCCATCCTGATCAGCAAAATTGAAAAATATAAGCTTTACGAATACGATAATACTACTACCAATGAAGTATTGTATGCGGTTCTTAAAATGTATCCGGACCTGAAGGATGATAGAAATTTCATGGCTCAGCTGGAACCGTCAAAAGCAGTAAAAAAAGTTAAAGATCCTGTTACGGTAGAAGTTCCTTACAAGCAAACATCATATGCCCAGCAGCAGAAAAGGGTAGAAAGGATCAAAACAAAAGCGGAAATTCTGAATTCAATTATTATCAAAAGCCATCCGAACGAAGGCCTGAAATACATCGTTATTCCAGAAGATACCAATGTGAAATTCATTGCCAATAAATTTAAAGTAAGCGAAAGCAGACTAATGAAATGGAATGATCTGGACAGTGATGTCTTAAAGAAAAATGACATTGTCTTCCTTGAATCCAAAAATTCTGCAGGAAATACAGCCACTTATAAAGCAGAATCTGGCGAAGATATGCATGATATCGCCCAGAAATTCGGAATCAAGCTGAATAAACTCTATGCTAAAAACCGTATGGACGAAGGCCAGCAGCCTTCTGCGGGACAGCTGATCTATTTAATAGACAAAAAACCAAGAAATTAATTTTTTGTTGGTAGTTTTCAGGGGCAACCCAGAACTGCCAACCAGCAACTAATATATGAAATACCAAAGAAGTTCGGCTTTATTTGATGAAGCTTACCAATACATTCCGGGCGGAGTAAACTCTCCCGTACGTGCATTCAAATCAGTAGGAGGAGTTCCTGTTTTTATGAAATCAGCGAAAGGGGCTTACCTTACAGATGCAGATGATAATACCTATATCGATTACATCAATTCATGGGGACCCGCCATTTTAGGACATACTCATCCTGAAGTACTGGAAGAGCTGAAACTACAGGCCGAAAAAGGATTCTCTTTTGGTGCGCCTACAGAACTGGAAACCGAAATTGCAAAATTCATTGTAGAAAATGTTCCCAATATTGATCAGATCAGAATGGTTTCTTCCGGTACAGAAGCTTGTATGAGCGCAGTAAGGCTGGCAAGAGGCTTCACCAAAAGAGATAAAATCATCAAGTTTGAAGGCTGTTATCACGGGCATTCAGATTCATTCCTGATTAAAGCAGGAAGTGGTGCAGCTACTTTCGGGAATCCAAATTCTCCGGGAGTAACAGAAGGTACGGCAAAAGATACTCTTTTGGCCCGTTATAATGATATAGAGCAGGTTCAGGATTTGTTCCGTCATAATCCGGGAGAAATTGCTGCTATTATCATTGAACCGGTAGCCGGAAATATGGGTTGTGTACTTCCTGAAAATAATTTCCTGCAAAACCTTAGAAAAATCTGCGACGAAAACGGGGCTTTACTGATTTTTGATGAAGTAATGACCGGTTTCAGACTGGCTTTTGGAGGAGCTCAGGAATTATTTAATGTAAAAGCAGACCTTGTGACCTACGGAAAAGTAATCGGTGGCGGACTGCCGGTAGGAGCCTTCGCAGGAAGAAATGAAATCATGGACCATCTTGCTCCAAAAGGTGGGGTTTATCAGGCCGGAACATTAAGTGGAAATCCTTTGGCTATGAGAGCTGGATTGAAAACGCTTCAGCTGATTAAAAATGATCCGGAATTCTTCAACAGACTGGATAAAACAACAGAAACCTTAAGCATTGAGATCGGAAAAATTCTGAATGAAAAAGACATTGCTCATAAGATCAACAGAAAAGGATCTATGATGTCTGTTTTCTTCCATACCAACAGGGTTTCTAATTTTGATGAGGCTCAGGAAGCTAATCATTCATTATTTAATAATTTCTTCCATCAGATGCTTGAGAACGGAATTTACCTTCCTCCAAGCGGCTATGAAACCTACTTCATTAGTGATGCCATCAAAGAAAAAGAAATTGATATGACACTGGAAGCAGTAAGAAAATTTGAATATTCTAATAAATAAAAATAAGACCGGGTTTAAAATCCGGTTTTTTTATTTTCCACAGATTCCTAAATCTTTTTTAACAGCCAGAAATTCAATACATCACAAACATCTGCGAAATCAGTGCGATCTGTGGGAACTTTATGTAGATTGATATTTTCAAACTTTTCTCACTTTTATAAAGTAATTTCCGACAGATTCCACAGATTTTTTTAATATACAGAAGAAAAATCACATTGTTGGTTGAAACGTTATAAAGAAATAACTTTTTATATGCATCTTTTTCTTTCACCGATTACAGCGCAAACATCTGCGAAATCGGCGCGATCTGCGGGAACTTTATATAAATTATTAATGTTTTTATAAAGTAAATATACCTCAGTGCAGGATAAGAAAATTATACTTATATTAAGTGTTATAATTGATGATCAATTTATAAATTTTTGAAAAAAAATATGATGTTATTTGAGTTTTTTTAAGTGCTCCGTAGGAGTACTATGTTCATAGAATTTAATACATGATCTAAGGAGAGCTCCGTAGGAGCGACCTGATAATTATAATGATTAATATGTTGTTCTGATAGAGCTTTAATACAAACAAAATTTGAAAACAATTATAACTTCAGTCCGGGATAAAATATCTTATTTAGACTGGTTTGAAGTTGGGAGAAGAATACCTGCTAATCTTTTCAATCTGCCTGGTAAAATTACCTGAAGCATAAATTATACAGATTTTGTAATAAACCATACACTTTCTTCACAGCTGTTCTTTTTAATTTTGTCAGAAAGAGATTGGAAATGACGACTTCAGACAATACAATATCCCGTAAGGACTTTATCAGGAACTCAGCGCTGGCAATGGCCGGATTAACTTTAATACCCAACATCATGACTGCATCACCTTTTTTTGATGAGAAAAATGTTTCGGCAAAAGGAAAATTAAGCCTTAAAAATGTCCGTCTGGAAACAGGTTTTACCTATGAGGAAGGCGATGTAATAGCTACGAAAACCGATCTGTTTTATATTGAAGTTGATAACGGAAAAATTACAAAAATTGCTCCGAATCAGCCCAATGCTAAAGCTGTAGATGCAAAAGGCCTGTTGATGCTTCCTGCATTTAAAGACATGCACATCCATCTGGACAAGACTTTCTACGGAGATAAATGGCAGGCGGTAAGAAAAAGAACCGGAGGAATTAAAGGCATGATCGAACTGGAGCAGAAGATGCTTCCTGAAATGCTTAAAAACTCAACATTCAAGGCAGAAAAGATGATTGAACTGTTACAGTCCAAAGGAACATCATTTGCCCGAAGTCACGTGAATATTGAGCCTACGTCAAAACTACAGTCGTTAAAAAACTTACAGAAAGCCCTGGATAATAAAAAGAAAGGCTTTGGAGCAGAGCTGGTGGCTTTTCCTCAACATGGAGTGTTTTATACAGATTCAGTGCCTTATCTGAAAGAAGCTGCTAAGATGGATATTGATTTTATCGGTGGAGTAGATCCGTTCAATGTTGACGGAAATATTGAAAAGGTGGTCGATTTTACGGTTCAGCTGGCTTTAGATCATAAAAAAGGAATCGACATTCACCTGCACGAAACTGCGGATTCAGGGTTGAAAACCGTGGAATATCTGATTGATAAAGTTAATGAAAACCCTTCTCTAAAAGGAAAAACGTATCTGAGCCACTGTTTTATATTGGGCAAATTGGAAGCTGCAAAACAGGAAGAAGTTGCCGAAAAACTGGGAGCTGCACAAATCGGAATTGTCTCTACAATCCCTTTCGGAAGACTGGTTATGCCAATTCCGACTCTATATAAGCATAATGTAACGGTATTAACAGGAAATGACAGTATTGTAGATCACTGGAATACTTTCGGAACGGGAAGTGTGCTTCAGAAAGCCAACCTTATGGCACAGCTTTACGGCTATTCTACAGAGCTTGCGTTATCCAGAAGCTTAAAACTGGCGACAGGAAATATACTTCCACTGGATGATAAAGGAGTTCAGCAATGGCCTAAAACAGGAGATCAGGCAGACTTTGTACTGATAAACGCAAGTTGTTCCGCCGAAGCTGTATCCCGAATTTCAAACGTAGAATCTCTGGTTCATCAGGGAAATGTGGTCTTTTAAATCTCTAACCTTAAAAATGAGGCGCAATGAAAGTTTTAATATTTCTACTGGCATTCGGCAGCATGAGTGCTTGTGAGGCAAAACCCGATGGCTCTCCAAAAGAAAACAGGATGGAACAGAAAGATATAATAGGTCTGGTAAAGAAAAATGATCTGGCAGGAGTAAAATCAGCATTGGATAAAGGAGCAAATGTCAATACCAAAGATAGGATAGGGCGTTCGTTACTGCTGATCGCTACGAGAGAAAAACAGGTTGAAATGGCAAAGCTGTTGGTTTCTTATAAAGCAGATGTTAATCTTCAGGATGACCAGCTGGACAGTCCGTTTCTATATGCCGGAGCAAGCGGTCAGACAGAATTGGTGAAATTATTTTTGGAAAACGGAGCCCGTTTTGACCTGTTCAACCGGTATAATGGTACTGCATTAATTCCTGCCTGCGAAAGAGGACATGTGGAAACCGTGAAAGTATTGGTAAAGACAAAAGGATTTCCAATTAATCACGTGAACCGTTTGGGCTGGACGGCTCTTATGGAGGCCGTAATCCTTGGAAACGGAACCAAAAAATATCAGGAAATCGTAGAGATTTTAAAAGAAAATGGTGCAGATCTCAGCATTCCTGATCATTCCGGAAAAACTCCTCTGCAGCATGCCGAGGCTATGGGATTTGAACAAATTGCCCGGATATTAAGATCCTAAGACAAAATTTGGATATATATAGTTTAGTGTTGACCACAAAAACTACAGACATTTAATCATTTGAATCTTAGAAAAGCAATAAATCTTTTCAAAGAAATAGCCTGTGATTTTCCCGTTCTTTCGGAGTAATCACAGATATAAAAGTGTGATGGATCGTTTGTTTTTGTGGTTTTTTTATTTTCTCGCAGATTCTGCAGATTGAGCAGATTTTTTATTCTGTAGTAAATAGAAATCGTAGATTTCTAAAGACTGATGTGGACTTTTATACACTTAGCATGTAAACTTAGAATTTTTTGAAATAAATTGAAACAGCCTCTTATAATTTTTACTACTTTTAGGAGAAATTCAGACCGCGTGGGCCATCATACAGATCATTTTCCGGTTTTAGGAATTCAGGAGTTCAGTGAAAACCAGCTGAAGGGCTGTAATCTGCTGTTTAATGAACTTTACGGGGCACGTTCCATTGATGATCCCCACAAACATGATTTTTTTATCATTAATCTTTTTGAGCACGGTGTAGGTTCCCATACGATTGATTTTACAGAATATCAGGTAAAAGACCATCAGATCCACCTTGTTTTCCCCGATCAGGTACATCAATGGGTGATTGAAAAAGAAACAATAGGCTATCAGCTGATGATCAGCAGGGATTGGTTTGAAAGTTTTCTGCCGTCTTTAAGGTTTTCTGCATCTTATTATCAGAATCATCCGGTAATCAATCTTCCCGAAGATATTTTTGAAACCTTCAGATATGAATTTCAGGCCATCCGGAATGAACTGAAAGGAGAAACTGTTTTTTGGGAAATGATCCAGAAGCGCAGCGAGCTAATTGGTCTGATGGTAAGTAAATCTGTGGAAGGAGCTTTTAAAGATTTTGAAGTCTATCATTCAAACCCTATTATTTCCAAATTTTTACATCTGATCGATCAGCATTTTAAAACAGAAAGATCCGTTTCTTTCTATGCTGATAAACTGAATATTTCTGCCAATTACCTGAATATTGTCTGTAAGAAAAACCTTAATGCATCGGCTTCATCCCTTATTCAGGACCGTATTCTGCTGGAGGCTAAACGTCTGCTGAAAGTTTCCGAAATGTCTGTAAAAGATATTGTGTATGATCTTGGATTTTACGATCATGCCAGCTTTTCCAAATTCTTTAAGGCACAGACCGGAATGACCCCGTCCCAGTTCAAAGAATAATTTGTACAACACAAGAAATAATTGATACACCGGTTTTGAGCAGGAACAGGTGTAATTTTGTATGGTTAAAATTTTAAATCATGCAATTTCCCTATCAATTAACTGCAAAAGGAAAATATTCCCTGAAAAATGTCCGCCTGGAAACAGGTTTTGAATATGATAATGAAGAGGTGGTTGGAACAAAAACAGGCCTTTTCAGTATTGATGTTGAGGACGGAAAGATTAAAGCGGTAAAAACCAACGATCCTGATTCCGAAGCCGTAGATGCAAAAGGATATCTCATGCTTCCTGCGTTCAGAGATATGCACGTTCACCTGGATAAAACTTTATACGGACTTCCATGGCAGGCACTATCTCCGAAAAGAAGATCTGTGAAAGATATGATCGCCTATGAACAGGAACTTATTCCAAAACTCTTAAAAACTTCAGTAGAAAGAGCGGAACAGCTGATCAGCCTTTTACAGCATTACGGAACCCATTTTGCGAGAACTCATTTTAATGTAGATACCACTTCCGGATTAAAATCACTTGAACATTTAGAAAGAGCCCTCGAAAATAAAAAAGACTCATTCAGTGCTGAGCTGGTTGCTTTTCCGCAGCACGGACTTTATTATACAGATTCTGCGCCCTTGATGAAAGAAGCTGCACAACTGAAAAGTGTAGGTTTTATCGGAGGTCTTGATCCTTTAAGCATCGACGGAAGCATTGAAAAAGTACTTGATTTTACGGTACAGCTGGCCCTGGATCATAAAAAAGGAATTGATATTCATCTTCATGAAACCGGAGATTCGGGAATGAAAACCATCAATTACCTGATTGATAAAGCCATTGAAAATCCTCAGCTTCAGGGGAAAACATTCGTAAGTCATGCCTTTGCTCTGGCTCTTCTTTCAACAAAAGAAGCAGAGCAGATTGCGGAGAGACTGGCAGAAGGAAAAGTAGGAATTGCTTCGTCGGTACCGTTCGGAAAAACCATTATGCCTATTTCGTTATTAAAGAAACATGGAGTAAATGTATTGATAGGAAATGATAATGTGCAGGATTACTGGAGCACATTCGGATCCGGAAATATGCTTCAGAAAGCCAATCTTATTGCCGAATTGTATGGTTATGCTACAGAATTTGCCCTTTCAAGAGCACTACAGTTTGCTACCCAAAGTATTCTTCCGCTGGATGAAAAAGGAAAACAGCAGTGGCCTAAAGCAGGAGATGAAGCGGCAGTTGTATTCATCGACGCTTCATGTTCAGCAGAAGCTGTGTCCAGAATATCTCCAACAGAAGCCCTGATGAATGACGGGAATCTGTTCTGGAGAAGTTAATAATAAACTATATATTTTTTATATACTTGTTTTTTGTGAATCCGAAGCCATCAGTTTTCTGGTGGTTTTTTTGTGCAGATGGTTTTATGTACATTTAGGAAGCTTAAAATACTTATCGTTTTTGTAAAAACAGATTTATCCCTTAAAACAAACATAATGCAAAGAATAATAAAGGAGGGGACGTGGAAATACTCCGAAACTCATTTTGAAAAGATAATTTTAGTTGAACAGGACTGGGATCAGTTTTATGAGGAAGGGTATAGTGAAGACGAACCTTATTTAAATTCTGATGGTCTGGTCTATTACTTATATTTTGGTGATTATCAGTATAATGAACATAGAATAATATCCTCCAGAAGTATTTCTATTCCTTTTTTATCTTCCAATGAAGCTATGATACATGCAGAAAGTGAAATGCAGGGGGTGAAATGGAATGAGGAAGACTAATAAAAATCAAAAGCCATCAGAAAAAAATCTGATGGCTTTTTAATTTGATATGAAGAAACTAGTTACTTATTGTAATCCGGCTAAAAGGTTTATTCCGTCTACAGTAGCCCAGGCTCCAGGAGTTAGAGATACTTTTGTAACGGTTGAAGTATTAGTGAAAACTTTTCCTCCGTTTGGTGTGAACGCATACCCCCAAACCCCAGGATTGTCAGAGTTTAAGTAAGTCATAGGAGCAACAGATACTTTGTTGGTATTTACCTGACTTGTCTCTGTAGGTGCATCCTGAATCAGAACTGAATATGCCTTTTGAGTACCAATATTTTTATATCCGCTGATATAAACATTAGAGAAAATACCAGTTCCCTGCTTTTTAAACTGAATCGCTGAAATCTCAGGAGAGTTGGCCACTTCCGGATTAGTATTGGCATCTCTGATTAGGGTAATATTTGAAATTTTTGGGGCAACATTATCAATATTGCTGGAAGCTTCAATCTCCATACCGAAATTTCCTACACCTGTCTGGAAAGCATACCAGTTCGTATTGTTCTGCCCGCTCCATGCATCCTGCCAGTCGAAAGAATCGTCATAATTTCCATAAGAAATAATGTTTTTAGCACTTACAGTACCTCCGAAGAATTCATAGCCATCATCAGTTCCTTTGTAAGTCACAAGGTTTTCTAATGTAGTTCCTGCTCCTACTGCATAGAAAGTCATAGAGTTGGTTTCAGAAGTACCGTCACCAATCTTTTTACCTGCATATTCTACTCTTACAAACTTCATGGTTCCTGAGTTTGAATTAGCATCGCTTCCTCCGTAGTAAACATTGTTTCCATCCTCGGACAAAGCCTGAGTGTTTCCGTTGATTGCTTTGATAGGAGCACTTCCATATAAGGTAATACCACCCCAGTCACCAGGAGTTTTAGTAGCAGTTGTAAATACGATAGGTTCAGATGCTGTTCCAACAGCATTGATCTTACCGTCCTGAAGAACTACAAGACCACTCGTTTTAGTTGTAGAAACGTTAAAAGTAGCACCTGCTTCAATAGTAATTGTAGCATTGTTTGTTATTTTTACGATTCCGTCTAATGTATAATTTCCTTTTTTAATTAAGATATCCTTAGTAATGGTCCCGGATAAAGTTCCGCTTCCACTTAATACGCTTTCAGTAGTTCCAGGAGTAACTGGAGTACCATCTCCTAAGCCATCATTTACATCAATTGTACACGAATTTAAGGCTAATGTTAACACAGCAGTTAACGATAGTAATGATAAAACTCTTCTTTTCATTTTTATACTTTATTTATTTTTTATTTTTATTAATTATTTAGAACGTATATCCTACAGTCAGGTTAAAGTTTATTCCTCTGAAATAATCCGTATAGGTATTGGTTCCGTTGGTTTCTACATTATAGTAGCTTTTATCTCCTAAAAGAATTCTGTATCTGTTATTTAAAATATTTCGAACTCCGGCTTTTACGTTCCAGTTTTTAGTAAGTTGCTCCTGATATACGAAATCCAGCTGATGGAAAGGTTTTTCGTAGAAATTATCTGAACCGGAAGTCCCTACAGCGTAGATCTTAGATCCTGAAACATTGTATACCAGGGATAATGTTCTGCTTAAATTATTCTTGGTTTTGGTTTCGTATTTTAAGTCTGCGTTGATGGTGTAAGGTGAAGCTCCCTGAAGTCCTCTTTTACGTAGTTTTCCCGTATAAAAGCTAGGGTTAGGTTGTTCCAGCTTTAGCTGCTCTTCGCTTCTTTCAACATTGGTATACATAAAAGTAGCATTAGCACCTAATGTGAACTTGTCTAAAGATTCAGAAATTCTTCCCAAACTCATGATTCCTTCTAATTCGATACCAGCCAGCTCAGCTTTTTTAGCGTTGTAAAACGTAACGGTTACCCCATTGGCATCCCCAGAAGAAACAAAAGATCTTTCGATAGCGTTGTTAATTCTTTTAGCAAATAAGTTCACAGCGAACATTTCTTTGTTGGTTGGGAAATATTCCCATTTCAAATCAAAGTTATAGTTATCACTTAATTTAATGTCCGGATTACCTTTGATCGTCTCGTTATCTGGATTGATGTATGAAATTTCCATTGTTTCAATTAATACAGGACGGGTAACAGTCTTACTGAATGAAAATCTTAGGTTATTCTTATTGTTAAGAGCCTTTTTAACAGCTAGGGAAGGGAGAAATAGATTTCTTTCCTTGTCCAGATTTGTTTTTTTCTCAGCTCCCTGCTCAGAAAAACGGATTAACGTCATATCATTTTCATATCTTCCCCCAATAAGGATATCCCATGTTTCAGAAGGCTTGTAATTGAAATTAATATATCCGGCATTAACAAACTGATACATGCTTGTAAAGAAGTTGGACGCATCCGTTTCTTCCTGGAAGAAGAATCTGTTATTGGCAAGATCCTGATCAAATTTAGCCTGTGGAGAATTTTTATCGATGATAAAACTTTGTCCTGCTGTACCATTAGGTTTTCCGAAAATGAATCGGTATGATGTTTTTCTAAGATCTGCAAAGCCATTATATCCAATGGATAACTGCATCGGGAAATCTTTTTTATCTCCTTTTTCCCCTAAAAATACAGAGTACTCTCCGTAAGCGGAACCATAGAATCTTGAATTTACATCAAGGTACTGACGGATAATATTGTTTCCTCCATATGCCAGAAGCAGCTGGTTGTCAGGAAGCATATTTCCGTTTGAATCCAGACGGCTTCCTTCAAGAATCTTTCTGTCAGGCTGCTGATAGTTATTAATTACATAACTTCCTCCTGCTTTTACCTGATGTCTTTCTCCTATTTTTTGTGAGCCTGTCAGCTGAATGTTAAGGAATCTAGATAAATCCTGTTGGTTAGTACGGAAGAATCCAATATCTTTATTTTGAACCTGGTTATTTTTATATCCGTAATAATCTTCAATAATATTATTAACGTTCTGAAGGTACATCGCATTTAAATTAATAACCGTACCTTTATTTTTATATCCTAGTCCTAATAAAGCGGATGATTCTATCTGATAATTATACTGCTTTCTTTGTAATTCGTTG
This region of Chryseobacterium vaccae genomic DNA includes:
- a CDS encoding 1-aminocyclopropane-1-carboxylate deaminase/D-cysteine desulfhydrase: MRLTVPAEPVPIQEIAVNNNIKLFIKREDLIHPYISGNKYWKLFYNINRYLDKNPGKPYVITFGGAFSNHIAAVAAAGNAAGIPTLGVIRGEELRDKWRDNPTLLFAKRNGMNLKFVTREEYRHKEKLTEFLQLEFPEALVVPEGGTNKEAVEGIKMMLNDQTKDFDYLCTAVGTGGTIAGISKFCEENQKVIGFKVVDDDSLENKIVELTSRRNFDLIDSCFGGYGKIKDENIRFINDFKEKYGTPLEPVYTGKMMQKVFELIDEGYFPEHSRILCFHTGGLQGIEGANLLLEKQNRNLII
- a CDS encoding glucosaminidase domain-containing protein, with the protein product MKRLLLLISLLVLSKFSAQGWATEDQYIQRFAKYAVEEMEKYKIPASITLAQGLLETGGGQSRLAQEGKNHFGIKCKEDWTGKTMKHTDDAPNECFRVYDDPRQSYEDHSIFLATRKYYANLFKLDMKDYRAWAHGLKKAGYATNPRYASILISKIEKYKLYEYDNTTTNEVLYAVLKMYPDLKDDRNFMAQLEPSKAVKKVKDPVTVEVPYKQTSYAQQQKRVERIKTKAEILNSIIIKSHPNEGLKYIVIPEDTNVKFIANKFKVSESRLMKWNDLDSDVLKKNDIVFLESKNSAGNTATYKAESGEDMHDIAQKFGIKLNKLYAKNRMDEGQQPSAGQLIYLIDKKPRN
- the hemL gene encoding glutamate-1-semialdehyde 2,1-aminomutase, with amino-acid sequence MKYQRSSALFDEAYQYIPGGVNSPVRAFKSVGGVPVFMKSAKGAYLTDADDNTYIDYINSWGPAILGHTHPEVLEELKLQAEKGFSFGAPTELETEIAKFIVENVPNIDQIRMVSSGTEACMSAVRLARGFTKRDKIIKFEGCYHGHSDSFLIKAGSGAATFGNPNSPGVTEGTAKDTLLARYNDIEQVQDLFRHNPGEIAAIIIEPVAGNMGCVLPENNFLQNLRKICDENGALLIFDEVMTGFRLAFGGAQELFNVKADLVTYGKVIGGGLPVGAFAGRNEIMDHLAPKGGVYQAGTLSGNPLAMRAGLKTLQLIKNDPEFFNRLDKTTETLSIEIGKILNEKDIAHKINRKGSMMSVFFHTNRVSNFDEAQEANHSLFNNFFHQMLENGIYLPPSGYETYFISDAIKEKEIDMTLEAVRKFEYSNK
- a CDS encoding amidohydrolase, coding for MTTSDNTISRKDFIRNSALAMAGLTLIPNIMTASPFFDEKNVSAKGKLSLKNVRLETGFTYEEGDVIATKTDLFYIEVDNGKITKIAPNQPNAKAVDAKGLLMLPAFKDMHIHLDKTFYGDKWQAVRKRTGGIKGMIELEQKMLPEMLKNSTFKAEKMIELLQSKGTSFARSHVNIEPTSKLQSLKNLQKALDNKKKGFGAELVAFPQHGVFYTDSVPYLKEAAKMDIDFIGGVDPFNVDGNIEKVVDFTVQLALDHKKGIDIHLHETADSGLKTVEYLIDKVNENPSLKGKTYLSHCFILGKLEAAKQEEVAEKLGAAQIGIVSTIPFGRLVMPIPTLYKHNVTVLTGNDSIVDHWNTFGTGSVLQKANLMAQLYGYSTELALSRSLKLATGNILPLDDKGVQQWPKTGDQADFVLINASCSAEAVSRISNVESLVHQGNVVF
- a CDS encoding ankyrin repeat domain-containing protein, which translates into the protein MKVLIFLLAFGSMSACEAKPDGSPKENRMEQKDIIGLVKKNDLAGVKSALDKGANVNTKDRIGRSLLLIATREKQVEMAKLLVSYKADVNLQDDQLDSPFLYAGASGQTELVKLFLENGARFDLFNRYNGTALIPACERGHVETVKVLVKTKGFPINHVNRLGWTALMEAVILGNGTKKYQEIVEILKENGADLSIPDHSGKTPLQHAEAMGFEQIARILRS
- a CDS encoding AraC family transcriptional regulator, with the protein product MGHHTDHFPVLGIQEFSENQLKGCNLLFNELYGARSIDDPHKHDFFIINLFEHGVGSHTIDFTEYQVKDHQIHLVFPDQVHQWVIEKETIGYQLMISRDWFESFLPSLRFSASYYQNHPVINLPEDIFETFRYEFQAIRNELKGETVFWEMIQKRSELIGLMVSKSVEGAFKDFEVYHSNPIISKFLHLIDQHFKTERSVSFYADKLNISANYLNIVCKKNLNASASSLIQDRILLEAKRLLKVSEMSVKDIVYDLGFYDHASFSKFFKAQTGMTPSQFKE
- a CDS encoding amidohydrolase yields the protein MQFPYQLTAKGKYSLKNVRLETGFEYDNEEVVGTKTGLFSIDVEDGKIKAVKTNDPDSEAVDAKGYLMLPAFRDMHVHLDKTLYGLPWQALSPKRRSVKDMIAYEQELIPKLLKTSVERAEQLISLLQHYGTHFARTHFNVDTTSGLKSLEHLERALENKKDSFSAELVAFPQHGLYYTDSAPLMKEAAQLKSVGFIGGLDPLSIDGSIEKVLDFTVQLALDHKKGIDIHLHETGDSGMKTINYLIDKAIENPQLQGKTFVSHAFALALLSTKEAEQIAERLAEGKVGIASSVPFGKTIMPISLLKKHGVNVLIGNDNVQDYWSTFGSGNMLQKANLIAELYGYATEFALSRALQFATQSILPLDEKGKQQWPKAGDEAAVVFIDASCSAEAVSRISPTEALMNDGNLFWRS